A segment of the Aureliella helgolandensis genome:
TTCCAGGTTACGTACCGCGTTGAATTTGGAACGGAATTGCAGCTCACCCTGACAGTCGAGCTTCCCGATACGGCCCCATCCCCAGCCCGTTATGAAGAAGCCCTCCACACCTACTTGGCGATCGGCGACATCCACCAAACAAGGATCGAAGGACTCGAATCGACCGCTTACATTGACAAAGTGGCGGGCGGAGATCGCCAGCCGGCCAGCGGAGAAGCCATTCGCTTTTCGGGCGAACTCGATCGGGTGTATCTGAACACTTCAGGGGCCTGTCGCATCTTCGACCCACTGGCACAGCGCGAGATTCGCATCTCTAAATCGGGATCTCAGTCCACCGTTGTGTGGAATCCTTGGATAGGCAAAAGCGACAAGATGCCGGACTTTGGAGCCCAAGAGTGGACCGGAATGGTATGTGTCGAAACGGCCAACGTGGGCGATAATGCCGTCGAAATCGCTCCAGGCTCCGCGCACACCATGACCGCGAAAATCCAGCTGCAATAAAACTGGACGACAAAATCGCCAACTGCGGTAGAATGGTCCGTAGGTAAGCCACCCGAGCAGCTTAATGAATCCGTAGCCCGCCGCGCAACGGCTTGTTGAAACAGCAACCCGCAGCGTGACGATTTGCCGAAATAGCTACCCGCAGCGTGACGGGCTGTCGCTTTAATAGCAATTTGAAATCGACTCCTTGGCAACGGTTTGTCGATTGCAATTGTTCCCATGGTTTGGGTGAGCGCCCGAGGCTTGCCTCTAGTTTTCCAGAGCATTTCAACCCCGTTAGGCCGGTAGCTAATGCCACCCGCTCACGAAATCGACAAGCTGACAACGGCGATGTTAAAAACATCGTTGGCTCGCGATGAAACCTTTAAATTCCATTCTCACTAAGCAAGATGCAACGAGAAACATGGAGCTACTCCCCTACCGCCCGCATCTCCTACTACGGAGCGGGCATCTGCAAACGCTAATGGTCGGAGTCCTGTTCGGTTGGCGGCCTCCCTATGCGGCTCGGCAAATCTCGATTCCATTAGAAGATAACGACGCGCTCATCGCCCACGAGGAACTTGCCCCGCCAGCAATCGCCAAGGGCTTTGACGATTCCACGCCACTCAACATCCTCATCCACGGTCTTGGCGGCGATCACAGCAGTCCCTACCTGCAACGCATCGCCTACCGGATGGCACAACGAGGGCAACGGGTATGGCGCGTTGACCTGCGAGGTAGCGGAGCCGGACTCGACCTTGCATGGCGTCCTCCGCACGCTGGCAGCAGCGAGGATCTTGCCTCCGTCGTTCGGGCCGCGTGCCAACACTACCCACTAGCCCCAATCCGCATCGTAGGTTTCTCACTGAGTGGAAACATTGTCCTCAAGATGCTCGGAGAAGCGGCCGCCGGCGCGCTGCGGCAGCCGGTCGACTTTGGCCGTATCAGCTCGGCTCTGGCCATCGCTCCCCCAGTCGACTTGCACCTCTGCGCTGCCAACATGGAGCGATTTTCGCGCAAGGTCTACACGCGTTTCTATCTGCGGGTCTTGGACGGACAGGTAGAAACACGGCGGGCTCGATGGCCCCAGTGGAATCAAATTGCCCGCCAGCCTAGCATTCGGACGATCCGAGAATTCGACGAACGGTACACAGCCCCCTTGAGCGGATTTGCCAATGCGGCGGAGTACTACACGCGCGCTAGCGCAAAACCATGGCTACAACACATTCAAACTCCCACCACCCTGCTGATTGATCGCAACGACCCTATCGTCGATCTCCAAGCCTTCGACGCCCTGCAACTCAACTCCGATACGACACGCACGGTCCACACCAAGCTTGGAGGCCACATGGGATATTTTGGACGCGACTCCCAAGGCAAACTACTGCGTTGGATGGAACATTATGTCGAACATCATCTTCTCGACTGCAATTCCTCTTCCAACCATGCGTAAACCTGCTGGCGAATCTCGGCGGGAAAATCATGGTCTGCATCTGGGTAATGAAACTGCAGCTTGTCTTCCGCCCCCAGTAACTGATAGACCGGTTCGACGAGGGCCTGGCATTTCTCAACTCCCTGGACAGCGAAATTGCTGTCATGAAGCGGAGCGTTGACAAACAGGGGGCGTGGCGAAATAGCCCCCAGGACTTCTGGAAAATTAAAGGGCAATTGCTGCGGATCACTCGCATACGTCGTGGAAATACGGGGCATGTAGCGGGCACTCGTCCACCCCTTCAGATCTCCCGCATAGTAGTCCTCAAACGCCGTAAACCCGCAGCTGGTTGCCACGCACCGCAGCCGCCCGTCAAAGGCGGCGGTGAACAATGCATTGTGCCCTCCGAGAGAATGACCAATCACGCCAATCTCATCGCGTGCCACGCAGGGCAACTCTTCCAAGAGATCCAGCGCTCGAATATTGTCCCACACCGCCTTCATCGAACCGCTTTGATACATACTTTGGGCCGCTTCGAAATCGAACGTATAGTCCGCGAAACCAGGATAGTCGGGAGCTAAACAGACGAAGCCGCGTTCTGCCAATTCGTGGGCGTAGAAACGGCTTGGCTTTCCTCCCATGCCGCAAATCTGAGCCTTGCCCAGCTCGAAATGAGTAGGGTGCAAACAGAGCATGGCTCTAGTGGCTTGAGACAGATCATGCGGAATGAGAAGATAGGCTGGTACACGACTTAGGGTGTCGGACGCATAGCTAATCTTAAGCCTCGTGTACTTGGGCAACTCCACACGTTCATGCACTTGGACTGTTAGAGGAATGCGTGCTTGGGACGGTGGCAATTTCCCCATGACTTGCTCCATAGCCCCTCGGATAGCAGCGCGGCGGCTTCCGAACTCAAGAGGGGTCGTAACAGCCCGTCGCTCTGAATCCTGCGTGAACGACAGCAGGTCATGTTGCCCCGCTGCTTCCGCCAAAGGGCGTCCCTCAGACGCTGGAACATGTTCGCTACCGATTCGAAGATTCTCGATCCAGTGCAGACCAATGCGGGAGGGGGCTAGAATGTCGATATCACCGTCGCCATCCAAGTCGGCGCAAACGGAATCAAGATCGATTGCACAGCTGCCTCTGGAGGTCACCTCATGGCGGCTCCAGGTTCGCGAGCCTCCTCCGTCAAAGCGATACCAGTGAATGGAAAGAGGGTCGTTTTCCCCAGGGTCCTTGCCGTCGTGCCCTTGGAAGCGTTTTCCAGCCACCAAATCATCCACTCCATCCCCGTCGATATCCGCTAACATTAGTGTGTGCGCACAACTCCAGCTCGTGTCGATGGCGTGGGTCACCCAGCCCGCATGATTCAATTGCATCGCCATATCCTCTAGAGTCACGCCGGGATCGCTTTTCCAACTCGACTCGCCAGCTGACAATTGTTCAGTCCAGTAGAGTCCCACGTTGTGGCCACGGCCCCAGATCAAATCTTGGTCGCCATCACCGTCGACGTCATGCACGAGGATCGGCAAACCGCAATCCCGCGCGAGGTGAAAATCGGGGTGCCAGGTCCAACGTCCAGTGCGTGGATCTGCTGGCCCCTCCGCCCAACCACGAGGGCAAACGATATCGATGCGTCCATCGCCGTTGAGATCCCCCGCTCCCACTCCATGGCCAATCACCTCATCGGGCAATTCATGCCGCAACCACTGAACGTTCTCCGGCGCTCCCTCCAGAGATGTCGACACCGAGACGATCTCATACCAAGCGGCAAACTTGACACCGCTGGGCAAGACATCGAGCTGCCCATCACCATCGATATCCACTAGCCGCCCCGTTTCACTCGGCCCCGGTCGATCAATCGTAATCGATTCCCACAAGGTTTCGCCTTTTCGAGACTCTCCACCAGTCCCATTGGACTCCCCTACCCTACCGCGCTCGGAACCAGCCTGTGCGGCCCCTTTCACTCCTGGATTGCGACACCAATACAGACTTTCGCTTCGATAATTGACACTTACAATATCGAGTAAACCATCGCGATTGACGTCAAGGGCTAGATTCGAATAGTCGTCGTAGCGGCCACGAATCTGTGCCACTTCACGAAAAAGATGCTTGTCCCAATTCGGGGCTTCGTACCACCAAGCCCCGCAGACTATATCGTCGCGACCATCTTGATTCACATCGAATGCCGTTGCCGCGCTAAACTCCGAGTCCGCATTCAGGAGATGTGGTCGAAAGCGAATCGCGTCTTCGGCCAATCCGGCTGTCGGGCCGAAGAGTGTCGCGCAAACGACACCCAATACGGTGCCTAAAAGGGCATGCGGTCTGGTTAATCTGGAGCCGGGAACAGGTCGCATCATTGGGAAAACTCCAAGGCTGGGCAGTGAGCGGATGAGTGGGAGGGATTGAGGGAGTTTACCAGATTCAATGCTTGAGGGGGTCGTTCGGAAGCAGCGCGACCAGGCTGCCTCAATCGCAACCCGCTGCGTGAGCAAGGACGGGTGGTCGCCTCTACGGGGTGCATCCCAGTGCGACCTTCGCGGTAAAGCGGAGAACACGTTTCAATCAGCATGCTGCCAGCGAGATAAGGGGAAGAGACGCTGCCCCGTGAGGCCCCTTCGCGTTCCACAGACTTCAATGCGCCAATCACACTCGTTGAAACGCTCCTCCAAAACGAAACTCCCCGAGCACGAGGGCGAAAAGTTGGCTGGCAACTTTCGACAATCCCAGGCTCTAAATCGCACCACGGGACATGCATGAATTGCTATTGGTCGCGCCGAACCAGCCCCTTGCTAGCGAAACGATTGCTCTTGCTCTGTGCGGAATGGATGGCGTAGGATCTGTCCCGACTGGAGGAAGGTCTACCGCGAACATTCCTCGGCAGCCAGCCATTCGAACACGTTTTCGCCCCCCGCTCCGCAAGCGGAAATGCACTGACACCGGTTCAGGAGGAACCCCATGCTCGCCTTACCCACTCTCTCAAGCCAAC
Coding sequences within it:
- a CDS encoding D-hexose-6-phosphate mutarotase; the encoded protein is MPQNVERLSAKFAHPGLRFTTGRGGLVKAVVETAKAQGEIYLHGAHVTHFAPSGQAPVLWVSEQSWYEPTKPIRGGIPICFPWFGGHPSAPSQPSHGTARITTWEVTAVEAAADDGVAISLQNAIHPFQVTYRVEFGTELQLTLTVELPDTAPSPARYEEALHTYLAIGDIHQTRIEGLESTAYIDKVAGGDRQPASGEAIRFSGELDRVYLNTSGACRIFDPLAQREIRISKSGSQSTVVWNPWIGKSDKMPDFGAQEWTGMVCVETANVGDNAVEIAPGSAHTMTAKIQLQ
- a CDS encoding YheT family hydrolase, with product MKPLNSILTKQDATRNMELLPYRPHLLLRSGHLQTLMVGVLFGWRPPYAARQISIPLEDNDALIAHEELAPPAIAKGFDDSTPLNILIHGLGGDHSSPYLQRIAYRMAQRGQRVWRVDLRGSGAGLDLAWRPPHAGSSEDLASVVRAACQHYPLAPIRIVGFSLSGNIVLKMLGEAAAGALRQPVDFGRISSALAIAPPVDLHLCAANMERFSRKVYTRFYLRVLDGQVETRRARWPQWNQIARQPSIRTIREFDERYTAPLSGFANAAEYYTRASAKPWLQHIQTPTTLLIDRNDPIVDLQAFDALQLNSDTTRTVHTKLGGHMGYFGRDSQGKLLRWMEHYVEHHLLDCNSSSNHA
- a CDS encoding alpha/beta fold hydrolase, with the translated sequence MMRPVPGSRLTRPHALLGTVLGVVCATLFGPTAGLAEDAIRFRPHLLNADSEFSAATAFDVNQDGRDDIVCGAWWYEAPNWDKHLFREVAQIRGRYDDYSNLALDVNRDGLLDIVSVNYRSESLYWCRNPGVKGAAQAGSERGRVGESNGTGGESRKGETLWESITIDRPGPSETGRLVDIDGDGQLDVLPSGVKFAAWYEIVSVSTSLEGAPENVQWLRHELPDEVIGHGVGAGDLNGDGRIDIVCPRGWAEGPADPRTGRWTWHPDFHLARDCGLPILVHDVDGDGDQDLIWGRGHNVGLYWTEQLSAGESSWKSDPGVTLEDMAMQLNHAGWVTHAIDTSWSCAHTLMLADIDGDGVDDLVAGKRFQGHDGKDPGENDPLSIHWYRFDGGGSRTWSRHEVTSRGSCAIDLDSVCADLDGDGDIDILAPSRIGLHWIENLRIGSEHVPASEGRPLAEAAGQHDLLSFTQDSERRAVTTPLEFGSRRAAIRGAMEQVMGKLPPSQARIPLTVQVHERVELPKYTRLKISYASDTLSRVPAYLLIPHDLSQATRAMLCLHPTHFELGKAQICGMGGKPSRFYAHELAERGFVCLAPDYPGFADYTFDFEAAQSMYQSGSMKAVWDNIRALDLLEELPCVARDEIGVIGHSLGGHNALFTAAFDGRLRCVATSCGFTAFEDYYAGDLKGWTSARYMPRISTTYASDPQQLPFNFPEVLGAISPRPLFVNAPLHDSNFAVQGVEKCQALVEPVYQLLGAEDKLQFHYPDADHDFPAEIRQQVYAWLEEELQSRR